The following proteins are co-located in the Spinactinospora alkalitolerans genome:
- a CDS encoding SGNH/GDSL hydrolase family protein, whose protein sequence is MSGFRIGQGSADVSYVALGDSFTEGLGDPHPDSGSLPQGRYRGWADRLAEHLADHAAEVRYADLAVRGRLIRQIVDEQVPRAVELRPDPVTVCAGGNDIIRPGGDPDQVARIFGHAVARLRGTGAHVVVLTGVDTGFQPVMRHLRGKIATYTMHLRGIADAHGCSVIDLWNLRFFQDRRAWNRDRLHPSPEGHRRLALKACEVLGVPVEGRWDEPWPLEAPLAWRAARQADLHWAREFLVPWIGRRLTGRSSGDGLGPKRPNLERLR, encoded by the coding sequence GTGAGCGGCTTTCGCATCGGTCAGGGCAGTGCCGACGTCTCCTACGTGGCCCTCGGTGACAGCTTCACGGAGGGCCTCGGCGACCCCCATCCGGACAGCGGGAGCCTGCCGCAGGGCCGGTACCGGGGCTGGGCCGACCGGCTGGCCGAGCACCTGGCCGACCACGCCGCCGAGGTGCGCTACGCCGACCTCGCGGTGCGCGGCAGGCTGATCCGCCAGATCGTCGACGAGCAGGTGCCGCGCGCGGTGGAGCTGCGCCCCGACCCGGTGACCGTCTGCGCCGGCGGCAACGACATCATCCGGCCGGGCGGCGACCCCGACCAGGTGGCGCGGATCTTCGGGCACGCGGTCGCGCGACTGCGCGGGACCGGCGCCCACGTGGTGGTCCTCACCGGCGTCGACACCGGATTCCAGCCGGTCATGCGGCACCTGCGGGGCAAGATCGCCACCTACACCATGCATCTGCGGGGCATCGCCGACGCCCACGGCTGCTCCGTCATCGACCTGTGGAACCTGCGGTTCTTCCAGGACCGGCGGGCCTGGAACCGGGATCGGCTGCACCCCTCGCCCGAGGGGCACCGCAGGCTCGCGCTCAAGGCCTGCGAGGTGCTCGGGGTGCCGGTGGAGGGGCGCTGGGACGAGCCGTGGCCGCTGGAGGCGCCGCTCGCCTGGCGCGCGGCGCGCCAGGCGGACCTGCATTGGGCCCGGGAGTTCCTGGTGCCCTGGATCGGCCGCCGCCTCACCGGCCGCTCATCGGGCGACGGGCTGGGCCCCAAGCGCCCGAACCTGGAGCGGCTGCGCTGA
- a CDS encoding glycine--tRNA ligase encodes MAAKSEAMDTLVNLAKRRGLVYPSSEIYGGLRASWDYGPLGVELKNNVKRQWWRSMVQQREDIVGLDSSVILAREVWEASGHVNAFVDPLTECQSCHKRFRADHLVEAYEDKHGREPENGLADLACPNCGAKNSFTEPRMFNGLLRTYLGPVQDESGLAFLRPETAQGIFINYKNVEQSARRKIPFGIGQIGKSFRNEITPGNFIFRTREFEQMEMEFFVKPGDDEEWHQYWIDTRMQWYVDLGIGKDNLRFYEHPKEKLSHYSKRTVDIEYRFNFVGGEWGELEGVANRTDYDLTTHAEKSGIDLSFFDQEKNERYVPYVIEPAAGVDRALLTFMLDAYHEDEAPNAKGKMERRAVMRLDPRLSPVKAAVLPLSRNADLSPKARDLAARLRARWNVEFDDAGAIGRRYRRQDEIGTPFCVTVDFETLDDDAVTVRERDSMSQERVSLDRVEMYLLERLPGC; translated from the coding sequence ATGGCCGCCAAGTCAGAGGCTATGGACACCCTGGTCAACCTCGCCAAGCGCCGAGGCCTGGTCTACCCCTCCAGCGAGATCTACGGGGGTCTGCGCGCCTCTTGGGACTACGGCCCGCTGGGCGTGGAGCTGAAGAACAACGTCAAGCGCCAGTGGTGGCGCTCGATGGTGCAGCAGCGCGAGGACATCGTCGGCCTCGACTCCAGCGTCATCCTGGCCCGTGAGGTCTGGGAGGCCTCCGGCCACGTCAACGCGTTCGTCGACCCGCTGACCGAGTGCCAGTCCTGCCACAAGCGGTTCCGCGCCGACCACCTCGTCGAGGCCTACGAGGACAAGCACGGCCGCGAGCCCGAGAACGGCCTGGCCGACCTCGCCTGCCCCAACTGCGGCGCGAAGAACTCCTTCACCGAGCCGCGGATGTTCAACGGCCTGCTGCGCACCTACCTGGGCCCGGTGCAGGACGAGAGCGGCCTGGCGTTCCTGCGCCCGGAGACCGCGCAGGGCATCTTCATCAACTACAAGAACGTCGAGCAGTCCGCCCGCCGCAAGATCCCGTTCGGCATCGGCCAGATCGGCAAGTCGTTCCGCAACGAGATCACGCCGGGCAACTTCATCTTCCGCACCCGCGAGTTCGAGCAGATGGAGATGGAGTTCTTCGTCAAGCCGGGCGACGACGAGGAATGGCACCAGTACTGGATCGACACCCGCATGCAGTGGTACGTCGACCTGGGCATCGGCAAGGACAACCTCCGGTTCTACGAGCACCCGAAGGAGAAGTTGTCGCACTACTCCAAGCGCACCGTCGACATCGAGTACCGCTTCAACTTCGTCGGTGGTGAGTGGGGCGAGCTGGAGGGCGTCGCCAACCGCACCGACTACGACCTCACGACGCACGCGGAGAAGTCCGGCATCGACCTGTCCTTCTTCGACCAGGAGAAGAACGAGCGCTACGTGCCCTACGTCATCGAGCCGGCGGCCGGTGTGGACCGCGCCCTGCTGACGTTCATGCTGGACGCCTACCACGAGGACGAGGCGCCCAACGCCAAGGGCAAGATGGAGCGGCGCGCCGTCATGCGGCTCGACCCGCGGCTGTCCCCGGTCAAGGCCGCGGTGCTGCCGCTGTCGCGCAACGCCGACCTCTCGCCCAAGGCCCGCGACCTCGCCGCCCGGCTGCGCGCGCGCTGGAACGTGGAGTTCGACGACGCCGGCGCGATCGGCCGCCGCTACCGCCGCCAGGACGAGATCGGCACGCCGTTCTGCGTCACGGTGGACTTCGAGACCCTGGACGACGACGCGGTGACCGTGCGCGAGCGCGACAGCATGAGCCAGGAGCGGGTCTCGCTCGACCGGGTCGAGATGTACCTGCTGGAGCGGCTCCCCGGCTGCTAG
- a CDS encoding DUF6703 family protein: MSPKRKNSRKSRPSPGRRGAGRPARPLPEGDAFYTPDAGGVRRRIEQRSAVALVWLHNAPRWILPVAMALVFVSGLLLAGIAGALLLAALALFFTWLAFLAWPTLRGAERAMRCVVVVTLLGLAVLQTGIF; the protein is encoded by the coding sequence GTGTCCCCCAAGCGCAAGAACTCCCGCAAGAGCCGCCCCTCCCCTGGTCGGCGCGGTGCGGGCCGGCCGGCCCGCCCGCTGCCGGAGGGTGACGCGTTCTACACTCCGGACGCCGGCGGGGTGCGGCGCCGGATCGAGCAGCGCAGTGCGGTCGCCCTGGTGTGGCTGCACAACGCCCCCCGCTGGATCCTGCCCGTGGCCATGGCGCTCGTCTTCGTCTCCGGGCTGCTGCTCGCGGGGATCGCCGGCGCGCTGCTGCTGGCCGCGCTCGCGCTGTTCTTCACCTGGCTGGCCTTCCTCGCCTGGCCCACGCTGCGCGGAGCGGAGCGGGCCATGCGCTGCGTCGTGGTGGTCACCCTGCTCGGCCTGGCGGTGCTGCAGACCGGAATATTTTGA
- a CDS encoding SGNH/GDSL hydrolase family protein — protein MSAIDLNRATLSYMAIGDSFTEGVGDPYPAEAAGRHGEFRGWADRFAEHLADNVAEVRYANLAVRGKLLRQVMSDQLPRVLEVRPDLVTFSAGGNDLLRPGADPDRLARVLEHGVRRLREAGCEVVLFTGVNFTTGYMRALIGTFARYFMGIRSIADRHGCHVVDQWSMDVLTDVRAWDTDRLHMSPEGHRRVALKACETLGVPAEGRWDEPWPPATAPSWRAARRDDVQWARSFLAPWVGRRLTGRSSGDTVTAKRPDLEKVERPAEEIRR, from the coding sequence ATGAGTGCAATCGATCTGAACCGCGCCACGCTCTCCTACATGGCGATCGGCGACAGCTTCACCGAGGGGGTCGGCGACCCCTACCCCGCTGAGGCCGCGGGCCGCCACGGGGAGTTCCGCGGCTGGGCCGACCGCTTCGCCGAGCACCTGGCCGACAACGTCGCCGAGGTGCGCTACGCCAACCTCGCGGTGCGCGGCAAGCTGCTGCGCCAGGTCATGTCGGACCAGCTTCCGCGGGTGCTGGAGGTGCGCCCCGACCTGGTGACCTTCAGCGCGGGCGGCAACGACCTGCTGCGCCCCGGCGCCGACCCCGACAGGCTCGCACGCGTCCTGGAGCACGGCGTCCGCCGGCTGCGCGAGGCCGGCTGCGAGGTCGTACTGTTCACCGGCGTGAACTTCACCACCGGCTACATGCGCGCCCTGATCGGCACGTTCGCCCGGTACTTCATGGGCATCCGCTCGATCGCCGACCGCCACGGCTGCCACGTGGTCGACCAGTGGTCGATGGACGTGCTGACCGATGTGCGGGCCTGGGACACCGACCGGCTGCACATGTCCCCCGAGGGGCACCGCAGGGTCGCGCTGAAGGCGTGCGAGACGCTCGGGGTGCCGGCGGAGGGGCGCTGGGACGAGCCGTGGCCGCCCGCGACGGCGCCGAGCTGGCGCGCGGCCCGCCGCGATGACGTGCAGTGGGCCAGGTCCTTCCTCGCGCCGTGGGTCGGCCGCCGGCTGACCGGCCGCTCCTCCGGTGACACCGTGACGGCCAAGCGGCCCGATCTGGAGAAGGTCGAGCGGCCGGCGGAGGAGATCCGGCGCTGA
- a CDS encoding antibiotic biosynthesis monooxygenase family protein, translating to MIVITRYNVAPEDSDDFVARAGGALDALARRPGYLGGSVARAADEPGLWTVVTEWEGPGYYRRALSDYDVKVAAVPLLSLARDEPTAFEVVARRPAED from the coding sequence GTGATCGTCATCACCCGTTACAACGTCGCCCCCGAGGACTCCGACGACTTCGTCGCCCGCGCCGGCGGGGCGCTCGACGCACTCGCCCGCAGACCCGGCTATCTGGGCGGATCCGTGGCGCGCGCGGCCGACGAGCCGGGGCTGTGGACCGTCGTCACCGAGTGGGAGGGCCCCGGGTACTACCGCAGGGCGCTGTCGGACTACGACGTCAAGGTCGCGGCCGTGCCGCTGCTGTCGCTGGCCAGGGACGAGCCGACCGCCTTCGAGGTGGTCGCGCGGCGCCCGGCCGAGGATTGA
- the trhA gene encoding PAQR family membrane homeostasis protein TrhA has protein sequence MEHEGPLSRASDLLEAVKPRLRGWLHLGTAPLALAAGIVLVCLAPTGLSRVASAVYAVSSVLLFSTSAIYHVGRWSPRGMAVLRRMDHSNIYLIIAGTYTPFVLLVLDGALRAAMVSLIWGAAIAGVLFKVFWLNSPRWLSTALYIAVGWAAVLFIPQLIGGTHPATWILILVGGVLYSVGALVYGLKRPDPAPRWFGFHEIFHSLTIAAYVCHYIAVSFVVYTAAH, from the coding sequence GTGGAGCACGAGGGCCCGCTCTCCCGAGCGTCCGACCTGCTGGAGGCGGTCAAGCCGCGGCTCCGCGGCTGGCTGCACCTGGGCACCGCACCCTTGGCCCTCGCGGCGGGCATCGTACTCGTCTGCCTCGCGCCCACGGGGCTGTCCCGCGTCGCCAGCGCCGTGTACGCGGTGAGCTCGGTGCTGCTGTTCAGCACCTCGGCCATCTACCACGTGGGGCGCTGGTCGCCCCGCGGCATGGCGGTCCTGCGGCGGATGGACCACTCCAACATCTACCTGATCATCGCCGGCACCTACACGCCGTTCGTACTGCTGGTCCTGGACGGCGCGCTGCGCGCCGCGATGGTCTCGCTGATCTGGGGCGCGGCGATCGCCGGCGTGCTCTTCAAGGTCTTCTGGCTGAACTCGCCGCGCTGGCTGTCCACCGCGCTCTACATCGCGGTCGGCTGGGCCGCCGTGCTGTTCATCCCGCAGCTGATCGGCGGCACCCACCCGGCCACCTGGATCCTGATCCTCGTCGGGGGCGTGCTCTACAGCGTCGGGGCGCTCGTCTACGGCCTGAAGCGGCCCGATCCGGCGCCGCGCTGGTTCGGCTTCCACGAGATCTTCCACTCGCTGACGATCGCGGCCTACGTCTGCCACTACATCGCGGTGTCCTTCGTCGTCTACACGGCGGCCCACTGA
- a CDS encoding bifunctional glycosyltransferase/CDP-glycerol:glycerophosphate glycerophosphotransferase, with protein MPKLSVIVSFDVTEPHLQHCLDSVAGQSMDMADVEIVLVPVLPHPDPTAGAVGGAEPEADRAPNGDADEGEGDAEGAAEAEGDAAEDDDTEAADTEAADTLRAEGLTVAEEVDGTRLGGAPVVLLHDGAPDHAEARRRGAAHSAGEYLVFLEGADALTGYALEYLTGSLDASGSDFATGNVHRFNELGSRPSAGHRAVFTRARTGVHVRDATVLLADRLIGNKAWRRSFWESTAGTVGTSGTELSDADTDILVVRAHFAAAAVDVLPAPVHLRRDREKHEDLSDIDVLTRRIGAVTDLGASLAGAERDLWNDTALRRDLRRVLLRLDDADEAARGRFLDLVNAYLDTVGRAVLDGLPALHRLNYYLVRKRESARLLETVTFQKSVELKKAPVVRRGLHYYIRYPFFEDAAADVPREIYRLDSELKVRQKTERVEWRDGRLVVGGRVGIRHLRAGRRWQQHLLAFAVNDEAGRRIPVPVKVQRAAEYRLPDLPDAARHDYGGFEITVDPDRLRLSGEWRATEWRLELVVINRGLVRRRAVANPVSGPPERPPYHQVADEVWIRPAWNDEARLSIAVAPLQAKVTGHRIDRAGAAELELSGEFVAPPAARSHVLRLTRLPGTAVLEYPIQAVGARFDARIPAADLLARAVNEGGAGLRQEQWRAELRTPEGETVPLVLPDEVETLSHAVGDGHREIAVRRTSTGHLRLRAGWANPIIQGARWSGRDLVLTGHYAAESEADLVFKAKGRDEEHSFALVRDGEAFRATFTPADIPTLSGTLPLSAGTYRLWARVRLSGGGSTDVGAELSPGLVRELPLETETPERAYTFADSGFDTPVLKVGSDLRPDERGTFAQRLLREELYPRMREEGLREEILFDSYTGRQFSDSPHGVYAELRSRGGRWADYPMSWLVRDGQVNLPEDLTRVRHNGREFYESLARSRYLVTNSRQPAWFARRPGQVVVQTWHGSMLKRIGFDIENIRGKSRDYHDKLAWETAQWDYLVSPSPWATPILRRAFRFDGEILETGYPRNDIFFAPERDAIAERTRRRLGLPADKKVVLYAPTWRDDKYYTRGKHKLDLHLDLQRMYDKLGDDHVLLVRRHPRVVDSVPIVGRDFVYDVSLYPEVMELFLITDVLVTDYSSMMFDFANTGRPMLFFTYDIDSYRDNLRGFYLDFEETAPGPLLLHSDDVIASISDIGEVADRYGAKYRAFTEQFCPLDDGHAAARVVDRVFGTD; from the coding sequence GTGCCGAAGCTCAGCGTCATCGTGTCATTCGACGTCACAGAGCCCCACCTGCAGCACTGCCTGGACTCGGTGGCCGGGCAGAGCATGGACATGGCCGATGTCGAGATCGTCCTGGTCCCGGTGCTGCCGCATCCCGATCCCACCGCCGGGGCCGTCGGCGGCGCGGAGCCGGAGGCCGACCGGGCCCCGAACGGTGACGCCGACGAGGGCGAGGGCGACGCCGAGGGTGCGGCGGAGGCCGAAGGCGACGCGGCCGAAGACGACGACACCGAGGCCGCGGACACCGAGGCCGCGGACACCCTGCGCGCCGAGGGCCTGACCGTCGCGGAGGAGGTCGACGGCACCCGGCTGGGCGGCGCCCCGGTCGTCCTGCTCCACGACGGAGCGCCCGACCACGCCGAGGCGCGGCGGCGCGGCGCGGCGCACTCGGCGGGGGAGTACCTGGTGTTCCTGGAGGGCGCCGACGCGCTGACCGGCTACGCCCTGGAGTACCTCACCGGCTCCCTCGACGCCAGCGGGTCCGACTTCGCCACCGGCAACGTCCACCGGTTCAACGAGCTCGGTTCGCGGCCGTCGGCCGGCCACCGGGCGGTCTTCACCCGGGCCCGGACGGGCGTCCACGTGCGCGACGCCACCGTCCTGCTCGCTGACCGGCTGATCGGCAACAAGGCGTGGCGCCGCTCCTTCTGGGAGAGCACCGCCGGCACTGTCGGCACGTCCGGCACCGAGCTCTCCGATGCCGACACCGACATCCTGGTCGTGCGGGCGCACTTCGCCGCCGCGGCCGTCGACGTCCTGCCCGCACCGGTCCACCTGCGCAGGGACCGGGAGAAGCACGAGGACCTCAGCGACATCGACGTGCTGACCCGGCGGATCGGCGCGGTCACCGACCTCGGCGCCTCCCTGGCCGGCGCCGAGCGCGACCTGTGGAACGACACCGCGCTCCGCCGCGACCTGCGCCGGGTGCTGCTGCGGCTGGACGACGCAGACGAGGCGGCCCGGGGGCGCTTCCTCGACCTCGTCAACGCCTACCTCGACACGGTGGGCCGCGCGGTGCTGGACGGGCTCCCGGCCCTGCACCGGCTCAACTACTACCTGGTGCGCAAGCGCGAGTCGGCCCGCCTGCTGGAGACCGTCACGTTCCAGAAGAGCGTGGAGCTGAAGAAGGCCCCGGTGGTGCGGCGGGGACTGCACTACTACATCCGCTACCCCTTCTTCGAGGACGCCGCCGCCGACGTCCCGCGCGAGATCTACCGGCTCGACTCCGAGCTGAAAGTGCGCCAGAAGACCGAGCGCGTGGAGTGGCGCGACGGCCGACTGGTCGTCGGCGGCCGCGTCGGCATCCGGCACCTGCGGGCCGGTCGGCGCTGGCAGCAGCACCTCCTCGCCTTCGCGGTGAACGACGAGGCCGGCCGGCGCATCCCGGTTCCGGTCAAGGTGCAGCGGGCCGCCGAGTACCGGCTGCCCGACCTGCCCGACGCCGCCCGGCACGACTACGGCGGGTTCGAGATCACCGTCGACCCCGACCGGCTGCGGCTGTCGGGGGAGTGGCGGGCCACCGAATGGCGGCTGGAGCTCGTCGTCATCAACCGCGGCCTGGTGCGCCGCAGGGCCGTCGCCAACCCGGTCTCGGGGCCCCCGGAGCGCCCGCCCTACCACCAGGTCGCCGACGAGGTCTGGATCCGCCCGGCCTGGAACGACGAAGCCCGGCTGAGCATCGCCGTCGCGCCGCTGCAGGCCAAGGTCACCGGCCACCGCATCGACCGGGCCGGGGCGGCCGAACTGGAGCTCAGCGGGGAGTTCGTGGCCCCTCCGGCGGCGCGTTCGCACGTGCTCCGGCTCACCCGGCTGCCGGGCACGGCCGTCCTTGAGTACCCGATCCAAGCCGTCGGCGCCCGTTTCGACGCCCGGATCCCGGCGGCCGACCTGCTCGCCCGCGCTGTCAACGAGGGCGGCGCCGGACTGCGCCAGGAGCAGTGGCGGGCCGAACTGCGCACGCCCGAGGGCGAGACCGTCCCGCTGGTGCTGCCCGACGAGGTGGAGACGCTCAGCCACGCCGTCGGCGACGGCCACCGTGAGATCGCCGTCCGGCGCACCAGCACCGGCCACCTGCGGCTGCGGGCGGGCTGGGCGAACCCGATCATCCAGGGCGCCCGATGGTCCGGCCGGGACCTCGTCCTGACCGGCCACTACGCGGCGGAGTCAGAGGCCGACCTGGTCTTCAAGGCCAAGGGCCGCGACGAGGAGCACTCCTTCGCGCTGGTCCGCGACGGCGAGGCTTTTCGCGCGACGTTCACCCCCGCCGACATCCCGACCCTCTCCGGCACGCTCCCGCTGTCCGCCGGCACCTACCGGCTCTGGGCGCGAGTGCGCCTGTCCGGCGGCGGAAGCACCGACGTCGGCGCCGAGCTCTCCCCCGGCCTGGTCCGGGAGCTGCCCCTGGAGACGGAGACGCCGGAGCGCGCCTACACCTTCGCCGACAGCGGTTTCGACACCCCGGTGCTCAAGGTCGGCAGCGACCTGCGGCCCGACGAGCGCGGGACGTTCGCGCAGCGCCTGCTGCGCGAGGAGCTCTACCCGCGGATGCGCGAGGAGGGGCTGCGCGAGGAGATCCTCTTCGACAGCTACACCGGCCGGCAGTTCTCCGACAGCCCGCACGGCGTCTACGCCGAACTGCGCTCGCGCGGCGGGCGCTGGGCCGACTACCCGATGTCCTGGCTGGTGCGCGACGGCCAGGTGAACCTGCCGGAGGACCTCACGCGGGTCCGCCACAACGGCCGCGAGTTCTACGAGTCGCTGGCCCGCTCCAGGTACCTGGTGACCAACTCCCGCCAGCCCGCCTGGTTCGCCCGCCGTCCCGGCCAGGTCGTCGTGCAGACCTGGCACGGCTCGATGCTCAAGCGGATCGGCTTCGACATCGAGAACATCCGCGGCAAGTCCAGGGACTACCACGACAAGCTCGCGTGGGAGACCGCGCAGTGGGACTACCTGGTCTCGCCCAGCCCGTGGGCCACGCCGATCCTGCGCCGGGCGTTCCGCTTCGACGGCGAGATCCTGGAGACCGGCTATCCGCGCAACGACATCTTCTTCGCGCCCGAACGCGACGCGATCGCCGAGCGCACCCGGCGCCGGCTCGGGCTGCCCGCGGACAAGAAGGTCGTCCTCTACGCGCCGACCTGGCGGGACGACAAGTACTACACCCGCGGCAAGCACAAGCTCGACCTGCACCTGGACCTGCAGCGCATGTACGACAAGCTCGGCGACGACCACGTGCTGCTGGTCCGCCGGCACCCGCGCGTCGTCGACAGCGTGCCGATCGTGGGCCGCGACTTCGTCTACGACGTCTCGCTCTACCCCGAGGTCATGGAGCTGTTCCTGATCACCGACGTCCTGGTCACCGACTACTCGTCGATGATGTTCGACTTCGCCAACACCGGCCGGCCGATGCTGTTCTTCACCTACGACATCGACAGCTACCGGGACAACCTGCGCGGTTTCTACCTGGACTTCGAGGAGACCGCCCCGGGGCCGCTGCTGCTGCACTCCGACGACGTGATCGCCTCGATCAGCGACATCGGCGAGGTGGCCGACCGCTACGGCGCGAAGTACCGGGCCTTCACCGAGCAGTTCTGCCCGCTGGACGACGGCCACGCCGCCGCCCGCGTGGTGGACCGGGTCTTCGGTACCGACTGA
- the recO gene encoding DNA repair protein RecO yields the protein MSLYRDEGVVLRTQKLGEADRIVTLLTRRTGLVRAVGKGVRRTKSRFGARLEPFTHVDLQLYTGRTLDVITQADTLRAYGAPIVTDYPRYTAGTAMLETAEKIVIVEKDPALRQFLLLIGGLRTLGENDHDPRLVLDAYLLRSLSVAGYAPALQECARCGSHGAHRSFAVHAGGTVCSVCRPAGSASPAPETVRLMLALLRGDWAGADASEGRHRSECSGLVAAYLQWHLENGIRSLRHVERA from the coding sequence GTGAGCCTCTACCGCGACGAGGGCGTCGTCCTTCGCACCCAGAAGCTGGGGGAGGCCGACCGCATCGTGACCCTGCTGACCCGGCGCACCGGGCTGGTCCGCGCGGTCGGCAAGGGCGTTCGGCGCACGAAGTCCCGCTTCGGCGCCCGGCTGGAACCCTTCACCCACGTCGACCTCCAGCTCTACACCGGCCGCACGCTGGACGTGATCACCCAGGCCGACACCCTGCGGGCCTATGGCGCGCCGATCGTCACCGACTACCCGCGCTACACGGCGGGCACGGCGATGCTGGAGACCGCCGAGAAGATCGTCATCGTGGAGAAGGACCCGGCCCTGCGGCAGTTCCTGCTGCTCATCGGAGGGCTGCGCACGCTGGGGGAGAACGACCACGACCCCCGGCTGGTTCTCGACGCCTACCTGCTGCGCTCGCTCTCGGTCGCCGGCTACGCACCCGCGCTCCAGGAGTGCGCGCGCTGCGGCTCGCACGGGGCCCACCGCAGCTTCGCGGTACACGCCGGGGGTACGGTGTGCTCGGTGTGCCGGCCCGCGGGATCGGCGAGCCCCGCGCCGGAGACGGTGCGGCTGATGCTGGCGCTGCTGCGCGGCGACTGGGCCGGGGCCGACGCCAGCGAGGGGCGGCACCGCAGCGAGTGCAGCGGCCTGGTCGCCGCCTACCTGCAGTGGCACCTGGAAAACGGAATCCGATCATTGCGCCATGTGGAGCGTGCGTGA
- a CDS encoding isoprenyl transferase — MSLYNPLSAKSSRQYAPPVPHPSGARPPELPRELVPRHVAIVMDGNGRWAKERGLPRTDGHRAGESSLFDVLEGALELGVPYLSAYAFSTENWKRSPEEVRFLMGFNREVIRRRRDELHARGVRVRWAGRRGRLWKSVIKELEEAEELTKHNTRLTLQFCVNYGGRAEIADAAAEVARAAAAGRINPDRVTESTLAKYLDEPDIPDVDLFVRSSGEQRFSNFLLWQSAYAEFVFLDTLWPDFDRRHLWHACEVFASRDRRYGGAVPNPVEPAPAEHPQEG; from the coding sequence GTGAGCCTGTACAACCCTCTCTCAGCGAAGTCCTCCCGGCAGTACGCGCCGCCGGTGCCGCATCCCAGCGGCGCGCGGCCGCCCGAGCTGCCGCGCGAGCTGGTGCCCCGGCACGTGGCCATCGTCATGGACGGCAACGGCCGCTGGGCCAAGGAGCGGGGGCTGCCGCGCACCGACGGGCACCGGGCCGGGGAGAGCTCCCTGTTCGACGTCCTGGAAGGGGCGCTGGAGCTCGGCGTCCCCTACCTGTCGGCCTACGCCTTCTCCACCGAGAACTGGAAGCGCTCGCCCGAGGAGGTCCGCTTCCTCATGGGCTTCAACCGCGAGGTCATCCGGCGCCGCCGCGACGAGCTGCACGCCCGCGGAGTCAGGGTGCGCTGGGCCGGGCGGCGCGGTCGGCTGTGGAAGAGCGTCATCAAGGAGCTGGAGGAGGCCGAGGAGCTCACCAAGCACAACACCCGGCTCACCCTGCAGTTCTGCGTGAACTACGGCGGCCGGGCCGAGATCGCCGACGCCGCGGCCGAGGTCGCCCGCGCGGCCGCCGCCGGCCGGATCAACCCGGACAGGGTCACCGAGTCCACGCTCGCCAAGTACCTGGACGAACCCGACATCCCCGATGTCGACCTGTTCGTGCGCTCCTCGGGCGAGCAGCGCTTCTCCAACTTCCTGCTCTGGCAGTCCGCCTACGCCGAGTTCGTCTTCCTCGACACGCTCTGGCCCGACTTCGACCGCCGCCACCTGTGGCACGCGTGCGAGGTCTTCGCCAGCCGCGACCGCCGCTACGGGGGCGCCGTGCCCAATCCGGTCGAACCGGCCCCGGCGGAGCACCCGCAGGAGGGGTGA
- a CDS encoding Fur family transcriptional regulator, whose protein sequence is MSTRRETVRQALNESSGFRSAQDLYADLRAEGSKIGLTTVYRALQALSDAGEIDVLRTDDGEAVYRACVTGSHHHHLVCRSCGKAVEIEGPTVEKWAEAMASQHGFVELTHTVEVFGTCADCAGARKARRR, encoded by the coding sequence ATGAGCACACGTCGCGAGACCGTACGCCAGGCGCTGAACGAGAGCAGCGGCTTTCGCAGCGCCCAGGATCTCTACGCCGACCTGCGCGCCGAGGGCTCCAAGATCGGACTCACCACGGTGTACCGAGCGCTGCAGGCGCTGAGCGACGCGGGCGAGATCGACGTCCTGCGCACCGACGACGGCGAGGCCGTCTACCGCGCCTGCGTCACCGGTTCGCACCACCACCACCTGGTCTGCCGCTCCTGCGGCAAGGCGGTGGAGATCGAAGGGCCCACGGTGGAGAAGTGGGCCGAGGCCATGGCCTCCCAGCACGGGTTCGTGGAGCTCACGCACACCGTGGAGGTCTTCGGCACCTGCGCCGACTGCGCCGGGGCGCGAAAGGCGCGGCGGCGCTAG